A part of Dehalogenimonas sp. W genomic DNA contains:
- a CDS encoding NADH-quinone oxidoreductase subunit C, with protein sequence MNSLTLAIEQQLKKKGFVGRSRRGRGGEVYLTVSVVALVEITGILKSRSDVRLIGLWAAENFEGSGISLFYCFEQRGNNELLILDIRLIGNQGLSIAADFPVASYFQREIADGFGVVFEGAFDKRRLFLHDAYPDDFHPLRKSVKNEKIEPTAVTPRREYQFREFTGEGMYQIPVGPVHAGIIEPGHFRFSVIGETIFNLEIRHFWKHRGLEKLAEGRTPDAAVSLAEAVSGDESAANACAFAMAIEIISGATVPKRANALRVVMLELERIYSHLGGLAGMVTDVAYPMGAAPFFILREEILRWNAELIGSRFLKGIIVPGGMSKDINEDRLRDLVTYMGTFAKRLATALKTTHESSWAVDRMETTGAIKPELIAALNLTGPTARASGDGGDTRLDHPYGGYESIFLKAITAVEGDVYARFQVKAGEISESVRVIKESVKAAGDGPVRVDCVPRNGYAVALVESARGQNLHWVYVKDGVIDRWKVRTASFCNWPAIEHAVINNIVPDFPLINKSLNLSYAGNDL encoded by the coding sequence GTGAATAGTTTAACTTTAGCGATAGAGCAACAGTTAAAGAAAAAGGGATTTGTCGGCCGGTCCCGCCGCGGCCGGGGCGGTGAGGTTTACCTGACGGTCAGCGTGGTTGCCCTGGTGGAAATCACAGGGATATTGAAAAGCCGTTCGGATGTCAGGCTGATCGGTTTGTGGGCGGCGGAAAACTTTGAGGGAAGCGGAATCTCACTTTTTTATTGCTTTGAACAACGGGGCAATAACGAACTTCTGATACTGGATATTCGCCTTATTGGTAATCAGGGACTCTCCATAGCCGCCGACTTTCCCGTGGCCAGTTATTTTCAGCGGGAAATCGCCGACGGATTTGGTGTTGTTTTTGAAGGTGCTTTTGATAAACGCCGTCTGTTTTTACATGACGCCTATCCCGATGACTTTCATCCGCTCAGGAAATCAGTTAAAAATGAGAAGATTGAACCAACGGCGGTGACCCCCAGGCGGGAATACCAGTTTCGGGAATTCACCGGCGAGGGGATGTATCAGATTCCGGTAGGACCGGTGCATGCCGGTATTATTGAACCGGGACATTTCCGTTTCAGTGTTATCGGGGAGACGATATTTAACCTGGAAATCCGTCATTTCTGGAAACACCGGGGGCTGGAAAAATTGGCGGAAGGCCGGACGCCGGACGCTGCGGTGTCTCTTGCCGAGGCGGTCTCCGGTGATGAGAGCGCGGCGAACGCCTGCGCTTTCGCGATGGCAATAGAAATAATCAGCGGTGCAACGGTGCCGAAGCGGGCGAACGCGTTGCGAGTGGTAATGCTGGAATTGGAGCGGATCTACTCGCATCTGGGGGGTCTGGCCGGCATGGTGACCGACGTGGCTTACCCGATGGGGGCGGCACCGTTTTTTATCCTGCGTGAAGAGATTTTACGCTGGAACGCCGAGCTGATCGGTTCCCGCTTTCTTAAGGGTATCATAGTGCCCGGCGGCATGAGCAAGGATATCAATGAAGACCGACTACGTGATTTGGTTACTTATATGGGGACCTTTGCCAAGCGGTTGGCCACGGCTTTGAAGACTACCCACGAATCCTCTTGGGCAGTTGACCGGATGGAAACGACCGGGGCAATCAAACCTGAGTTGATTGCCGCTTTGAATCTAACCGGGCCGACGGCGAGGGCTTCCGGCGACGGCGGCGATACCCGGCTGGACCACCCTTACGGAGGATATGAATCCATTTTTCTAAAGGCGATAACCGCCGTTGAGGGTGATGTATATGCCCGTTTTCAGGTGAAAGCTGGTGAAATAAGTGAATCGGTACGAGTTATCAAGGAGTCGGTTAAAGCCGCGGGCGATGGCCCGGTCAGAGTAGATTGTGTTCCCCGTAACGGTTATGCCGTGGCACTGGTGGAGTCAGCCCGGGGGCAGAACCTGCATTGGGTCTATGTTAAAGACGGTGTAATTGACCGCTGGAAAGTGCGCACGGCATCTTTCTGCAACTGGCCGGCCATAGAACACGCAGTCATAAATAATATCGTACCGGACTTCCCGTTGATCAACAAGAGCCTGAATCTGTCTTACGCGGGGAACGATTTATGA
- a CDS encoding PQ-loop domain-containing transporter codes for METQELLGFMGGLITTGGFVPQVWRLFKLKSAVEISLFFTVFFVIGISFWLVYGIVAGLPSVILWNSITLILGMSMLYAKVKYGGPIHDK; via the coding sequence TTGGAGACTCAGGAATTGCTTGGGTTTATGGGTGGTCTGATAACGACCGGTGGATTTGTTCCTCAGGTTTGGCGGCTTTTCAAACTTAAAAGTGCGGTTGAAATCAGTCTGTTTTTTACGGTGTTCTTTGTTATTGGCATTTCATTCTGGCTGGTTTATGGAATCGTAGCTGGGTTGCCATCGGTTATTCTTTGGAATTCAATAACCTTGATTCTTGGTATGAGTATGCTTTACGCCAAGGTGAAATATGGTGGCCCCATTCACGATAAGTAG
- a CDS encoding formate hydrogenlyase: protein MTVLLSNIFGAKPAMRVVRSDESFEQAGKALKSEIARVFGRSLAIREVDSGSDNAAEIELNNLTTPYYDIERFGITFVASPRHADIIVVTGAVTVAMAEAVRKTYDAMPQPGWVIAVGDDACGIGILNDSYAVLGGADKILTVDFKIPGNPPTPCDIMVGLLGFIKGLGV, encoded by the coding sequence ATGACCGTATTGTTAAGCAATATCTTCGGTGCCAAGCCGGCGATGAGGGTTGTGCGCTCGGATGAATCGTTTGAACAGGCGGGCAAGGCCCTTAAGAGTGAGATAGCACGCGTTTTCGGCCGCAGTCTGGCGATCCGGGAAGTGGATTCCGGCAGCGATAATGCCGCTGAAATTGAACTCAATAATCTGACGACGCCTTATTATGATATTGAGCGTTTTGGTATCACCTTTGTGGCCTCACCCCGGCATGCCGATATTATTGTCGTCACCGGTGCGGTGACCGTGGCAATGGCCGAAGCGGTGCGCAAGACCTATGACGCCATGCCTCAACCGGGCTGGGTCATTGCGGTGGGTGATGATGCCTGCGGTATCGGGATTCTCAACGACAGTTATGCCGTGCTCGGCGGTGCCGATAAGATATTGACGGTGGATTTCAAGATTCCCGGTAACCCGCCGACGCCCTGCGATATAATGGTGGGATTGTTGGGTTTTATAAAAGGACTTGGTGTGTAA